The sequence TTGCGAACAATCTTTTCCGCGACACTTCCCAATAGCACATGCATCAGGCCGGACCGACCGTGCGTTCCGATCACGATCAGGTCGATATCCTGTTCCTTCGCGTATTGAATGATCTCGTAGAAGGTCGCACCGGTGCGCGTGGCGCGCGTGACGGGCTTGCCGTTGTTCCAGCCGTCGCCCGGCATTTCCGCCAGCTGTCGCTGCGCGGATTCTTCCAGAGCGTCGGTTTGCGCCAGCATTGCTTCACCCGAAACCATTCCGGCTTCCGGAACCAGCATGGCGGCATCGGGAACAACATGCAGCAGATGCAGTTCGCTGTCGAAACGCGCGGCAATCGCACAGCCATAATTGAGCGGCGCTTTGCTGAACTCGCTGAAGTCCGTGGGAACCAGAATCTTCTTCAGGCTGATCATGACGTTCTTTTTCTCCGCATCAGGGCGCGGGGCCGGAAAGCTTCAGGGCGCTTCAGGAAACAGGTCAGCCACAGACTCACTGGTCAGCTGCCAACTTGCCTACCGGAGGTGCCCTTAAAATGACCATTCCACACGAAGGCACAGGTTATCGATAGCATAACGTATGCCGCTTGACAGAATCACCGGCGTTGCGACGTCGGTTCCAGGCTGCTCGCCGCATCCGTCGAAAAACGGGGCGATAATCCGAAGGCCGGCAACCGTCGCCCGTCGCTGTGCCTTCTGAAAACGCGCCAATCAAGGCGCGCCATTTCGCACGACGTGACATGTGTTGTACCGAATTCGCACGAAAAAGCCCTCTGCAGAGCTGTCGTCAGTAGACATCCAATTCCACGGATTCCTGCGGTTCCAGAGCCGGGTCGGCATTGATCCGGCGCATCAGTCGTCGGCGGTCCCGTTCTTCACGGTGAGCTCGGCCCAAGGAAATCATGACGGTCATGGCCGCCAGGACACAGACGATCAGCATTGCCGGCTGGCTGAACGATTCCGTCCGCTGCTGCAGTGCTCGCTGAGCCAGCGGCGTCCCGGTTGCCAGATCACCGGAATCGACCAGTTGATGAAGCTGATCCAAAGTCGGCGTCCATT is a genomic window of Planctomycetaceae bacterium containing:
- a CDS encoding universal stress protein; the protein is MISLKKILVPTDFSEFSKAPLNYGCAIAARFDSELHLLHVVPDAAMLVPEAGMVSGEAMLAQTDALEESAQRQLAEMPGDGWNNGKPVTRATRTGATFYEIIQYAKEQDIDLIVIGTHGRSGLMHVLLGSVAEKIVRKSPCPVLTVRPEGHQFVMP